ATTGCGTCGCCGAGGCCGTTGAAAAACAGGATGTCGTCGACGTTAATCTGAGCGCCGCCGAGTTTGTTGTTTTCTTTCACCAAGAATTCGCGCGTTTCGAGCATGCCCTTGGAGGGGCAGTAGCCGTAGCTTCTGTTCGTCTTGACCAAATCAACGACTATGTCCTTAATCCATTCGGGAAGCTGGCATTTCTTTTCAATTGGGTCACCGATGTTTTCCCAGTGGATGGGGAGGCCAAGCGCCTTGAGCTGGTTTGCCTTCTTCACGATTTCTCGGATTTCGTATGAAAGTTCCTTGGCACCTTCGCTCAACAATCTTCTACGCATTTTAGACTCCTATGGAGGTTTCAAAAATTCTCAAAATTTACTGCATAATTATAGAATAATATTTATCTATGTTGTTTTTGCAATGCAGATTCTGCGCCATCCTGAGGTAAAGCCGAAGGATCCGGTGCTTTTAGAATTTTCGATTTCCTTTTGTTTATGGTTAAAGTTTTGGGTAAAAATTTAGGGTAAAAAAATAAGGCAGCCTTTTACGGGGCTGCCCTTGAAACTTTTAATCTGAGTTTTTCGCGTTATGCTTTACAGATTTTTGTTTCTTTGGACAGCCCCATAATAGCTCGGGCTGCTGCCGGGCTTGCCGCCTTTGCTGCGTTAGCTGCAAATCTTGCATCTACTGCTGCTGCGATGATGTTCTGTCCAAAAATTTTATTCATGTACCGAAATATAGCACCACAAAAGAAATGTGTCAAGGTGACAGGGACTCTCGCCTTGCGGGAGTGTCTCCTGAACACCAAACATTAACCCATACTAGCTTATTCTTCTTCTTCTATTTGCCGGGAACCGGTCATAGAATCGTTTCTTGTCTTCGTACATGTTGTTGTCTGCTTCGTGCAAGGCTCTGCGAATCTTGCCTCCGTGTTCGTCGTAATAGAAGCCGATTGCAAAACTGACTTTGCCCGGAATCATTGAGTCCTGACGGAGCTTTTCGACTTTAGCTTCAAGATCCTCTTTAGGCTGGTTGGTGGCAATAACGAGAAACTCGTCGCCGCCGGCACGGTAACAATCGCAACCGATGAATGTATCTCTCAAAAGATGAGCTGCGCTTTTCAATAATTCGTCGCCTGCATCATGCCCTTGGCTGTCGTTTATCGGTTTGAGGCCGTTCAAGTCCGCAAAGATTACCGCCAGGGAATCGTATGAAACTTCGCCCTTTATGAACTTCGAAATTTTGTTGTTCATGGAGTTGCGGTTCAATAGTCCTGTCAGAAGATCCTGGTTGCTGAGAACTTCAAGTTGGTTCAAAAGCCGATAGTTAGCAATTTCAGAGGCGATGAAAAATGACGAAAGCTCAAGCGTTTCCTTGATGTTCACCGTATTCGATGTGTCGAAGTTAGTGACCAAGATAAAGCCTAAGAGTGTCCCTGTATATTGGAGCGGTAGAAGCGCCACGGTTTCGATTTTTTCTTTGACGAGCAAATCGTACCACTTTGGGTTGGTTTCGCGGATAAGCTCAAGGTCTCTGCTGTTTGCTATCATCAAACAGTACCTTCCGCGGAGTTGTTTAATCCAAGACCTAGCGTATTCTGTAAAGTCTACGTGTTTTAAATCTCGGATAGAATGTTGGTTTAATCCTGGTTTCAAGGAATCGCTAAATACGGACCAGGTGTTTTCGTTGAAATCCGTTAGCAGAACGCAGCAATAGCTGGCACCACAAATATTGCGGATGTCCTCGATAACTTCGTCCATAGTTTTGTGCAAATCTTTAGTACCACGGAGTTTTATGCAGGTTTGCAAAACGCTAGAAGAAGTCTTTGACGATATGTTCGACATTTC
This portion of the Fibrobacter succinogenes genome encodes:
- a CDS encoding sensor domain-containing diguanylate cyclase, whose translation is MDLQELVDKFHTMTCIVSIEKRNDGKARTVRIEAGNEDYVRSMEKVDDNGNVIFKEKFVPGRRYEHYMKKELNFENFCYECAIKKKPIHAYIRPEYYDFSINMNMMPLNIEDPEKAYCTFSQELSFEENLDEMSNISSKTSSSVLQTCIKLRGTKDLHKTMDEVIEDIRNICGASYCCVLLTDFNENTWSVFSDSLKPGLNQHSIRDLKHVDFTEYARSWIKQLRGRYCLMIANSRDLELIRETNPKWYDLLVKEKIETVALLPLQYTGTLLGFILVTNFDTSNTVNIKETLELSSFFIASEIANYRLLNQLEVLSNQDLLTGLLNRNSMNNKISKFIKGEVSYDSLAVIFADLNGLKPINDSQGHDAGDELLKSAAHLLRDTFIGCDCYRAGGDEFLVIATNQPKEDLEAKVEKLRQDSMIPGKVSFAIGFYYDEHGGKIRRALHEADNNMYEDKKRFYDRFPANRRRRIS